In one Brienomyrus brachyistius isolate T26 chromosome 12, BBRACH_0.4, whole genome shotgun sequence genomic region, the following are encoded:
- the LOC125704500 gene encoding putative C-type lectin domain family 20 member A isoform X2, giving the protein MFSAARWISMMGYNVFLLLKLLLISEFHSHCSCLLHQYHFVNINLTWTDAQAYCRQNYTDLATIDNMKDMKSLTGSMGSDYTGEAWIGLQNGSLWRWHWSSGEGGTGYRNWESGQQYHGGNTEHCTKIRDNGTWNDAPCSLNPDIAHFICYTAPTCNNGVNATWNFTLIKKNMSWPDAQSYCRQSYTDLATVRNKEDNDLLHKMVPNGTQAWIGLFRDTWGWSDLSNSSFRNWKNGENYYVNNACALAQVTWPGTWDVTPCDEKHPFICYDDSLILVNSNMTWNEALNYCRTHHWDLVSVHNEEIQYWVSRLAEDASTDHVWLGLRFSCYLNFWFWVSAENVCYQNWAPNNISNNNLCGTTGAVQSKDPHYWVSLPETKELNFICSKCQVDPRMQYVQELLKCLNV; this is encoded by the exons ATGTTTTCTGCAGCCCGTTGGATCAGCATGATGGGTTATAATGTGTTTCTTCTGCTGAAACTTCTACTGATTTCAG AGTTTCACAGTCACTGTTCATGCCTTTTACATCAGTACCATTTTGTAAACATAAACCTGACCTGGACTGACGCCCAGGCTTACTGCAGACAGAACTACACTGACTTGGCTACCATTGACAATATGAAGGACATGAAAAGCCTAACTGGGTCTATGGGCTCTGATTATACTGGGGAGGCTTGGATAGGACTGCAGAATGGATCATTATGGAGATGGCATTGGTCCTCAGGAGAAGGAGGGACTGGGTACAGAAACTGGGAAAGTGGTCAACAATACCATGGGGGTAATACTGAGCACTGTACTAAAATCCGAGACAATGGTACATGGAATGATGCTCCCTGTTCATTAAACCCTGACATTGCTCATTTCATCTGTTATACTG CTCCCACCTGTAATAATGGAGTAAATGCTACCTGGAACTTCaccttgattaaaaaaaatatgagtTGGCCTGATGCTCAGAGCTACTGCAGACAGAGTTACACAGACCTGGCCACTGTGAGGAATAAAGAAGATAATGACTTGCTGCATAAAATGGTTCCAAATGGCACTCAGGCATGGATTGGCCTGTTCCGGGACACATGGGGATGGTCAGACCTGTCAAACTCCTCATTCCGTAACTGGAAAAATGGCGAAAATTATTATGTGAATAACGCATGTGCTTTAGCTCAGGTCACCTGGCCTGGGACATGGGATGTGACTCCATGTGATGAAAAGCATCCATTCATATGCTATGATG ATAGCCTGATCTTGGTAAATAGTAACATGACCTGGAATGAAGCCCTGAATTACTGCAGAACACACCATTGGGACCTGGTGTCTGTCCACAATGAGGAGATCCAGTACTGGGTCAGCAGGTTGGCTGAGGACGCCTCCACTGATCATGTCTGGCTGGGGCTGCGCTTCTCCTGCTACCTGAACTTCTGGTTCTGGGTCAGTGCAGAAAATGTCTGCTACCAGAACTGGGCCCCAAACAACATATCCAACAATAACTTGTGTGGAACCACAGGGGCAGTACAATCTAAAGACCCACATTACTGGGTCAGCCTGCCTGAGACTAAGGAACTCAACTTCATCTGCTCCAAATGTCAGGTTGATCCGCGAATGCAGTACGTGCAAGAATTGTTAAAATGTTTAAACGTGTAA
- the LOC125704500 gene encoding putative C-type lectin domain family 20 member A isoform X3, protein MMGYNVFLLLKLLLISEFHSHCSCLLHQYHFVNINLTWTDAQAYCRQNYTDLATIDNMKDMKSLTGSMGSDYTGEAWIGLQNGSLWRWHWSSGEGGTGYRNWESGQQYHGGNTEHCTKIRDNGTWNDAPCSLNPDIAHFICYTAPTCNNGVNATWNFTLIKKNMSWPDAQSYCRQSYTDLATVRNKEDNDLLHKMVPNGTQAWIGLFRDTWGWSDLSNSSFRNWKNGENYYVNNACALAQVTWPGTWDVTPCDEKHPFICYDDSLILVNSNMTWNEALNYCRTHHWDLVSVHNEEIQYWVSRLAEDASTDHVWLGLRFSCYLNFWFWVSAENVCYQNWAPNNISNNNLCGTTGAVQSKDPHYWVSLPETKELNFICSKCQVDPRMQYVQELLKCLNV, encoded by the exons ATGATGGGTTATAATGTGTTTCTTCTGCTGAAACTTCTACTGATTTCAG AGTTTCACAGTCACTGTTCATGCCTTTTACATCAGTACCATTTTGTAAACATAAACCTGACCTGGACTGACGCCCAGGCTTACTGCAGACAGAACTACACTGACTTGGCTACCATTGACAATATGAAGGACATGAAAAGCCTAACTGGGTCTATGGGCTCTGATTATACTGGGGAGGCTTGGATAGGACTGCAGAATGGATCATTATGGAGATGGCATTGGTCCTCAGGAGAAGGAGGGACTGGGTACAGAAACTGGGAAAGTGGTCAACAATACCATGGGGGTAATACTGAGCACTGTACTAAAATCCGAGACAATGGTACATGGAATGATGCTCCCTGTTCATTAAACCCTGACATTGCTCATTTCATCTGTTATACTG CTCCCACCTGTAATAATGGAGTAAATGCTACCTGGAACTTCaccttgattaaaaaaaatatgagtTGGCCTGATGCTCAGAGCTACTGCAGACAGAGTTACACAGACCTGGCCACTGTGAGGAATAAAGAAGATAATGACTTGCTGCATAAAATGGTTCCAAATGGCACTCAGGCATGGATTGGCCTGTTCCGGGACACATGGGGATGGTCAGACCTGTCAAACTCCTCATTCCGTAACTGGAAAAATGGCGAAAATTATTATGTGAATAACGCATGTGCTTTAGCTCAGGTCACCTGGCCTGGGACATGGGATGTGACTCCATGTGATGAAAAGCATCCATTCATATGCTATGATG ATAGCCTGATCTTGGTAAATAGTAACATGACCTGGAATGAAGCCCTGAATTACTGCAGAACACACCATTGGGACCTGGTGTCTGTCCACAATGAGGAGATCCAGTACTGGGTCAGCAGGTTGGCTGAGGACGCCTCCACTGATCATGTCTGGCTGGGGCTGCGCTTCTCCTGCTACCTGAACTTCTGGTTCTGGGTCAGTGCAGAAAATGTCTGCTACCAGAACTGGGCCCCAAACAACATATCCAACAATAACTTGTGTGGAACCACAGGGGCAGTACAATCTAAAGACCCACATTACTGGGTCAGCCTGCCTGAGACTAAGGAACTCAACTTCATCTGCTCCAAATGTCAGGTTGATCCGCGAATGCAGTACGTGCAAGAATTGTTAAAATGTTTAAACGTGTAA
- the LOC125704500 gene encoding putative C-type lectin domain family 20 member A isoform X4, which produces MMGYNVFLLLKLLLISEFHSHCSCLLHQYHFVNINLTWTDAQAYCRQNYTDLATIDNMKDMKSLTGSMGSDYTGEAWIGLQNGSLWRWHWSSGEGGTGYRNWESGQQYHGGNTEHCTKIRDNGTWNDAPCSLNPDIAHFICYTAPTCNNGVNATWNFTLIKKNMSWPDAQSYCRQSYTDLATVRNKEDNDLLHKMVPNGTQAWIGLFRDTWGWSDLSNSSFRNWKNGENYYVNNACALAQVTWPGTWDVTPCDEKHPFICYDDSLILVNSNMTWNEALNYCRTHHWDLVSVHNEEIQYWVSRLAEDASTDHVWLGLRFSCYLNFWFWVSAENVCYQNWAPNNISNNNLCGTTGAVQSKDPHYWVSLPETKELNFICSKCQVDPRMQYVQELLKCLNV; this is translated from the exons AGTTTCACAGTCACTGTTCATGCCTTTTACATCAGTACCATTTTGTAAACATAAACCTGACCTGGACTGACGCCCAGGCTTACTGCAGACAGAACTACACTGACTTGGCTACCATTGACAATATGAAGGACATGAAAAGCCTAACTGGGTCTATGGGCTCTGATTATACTGGGGAGGCTTGGATAGGACTGCAGAATGGATCATTATGGAGATGGCATTGGTCCTCAGGAGAAGGAGGGACTGGGTACAGAAACTGGGAAAGTGGTCAACAATACCATGGGGGTAATACTGAGCACTGTACTAAAATCCGAGACAATGGTACATGGAATGATGCTCCCTGTTCATTAAACCCTGACATTGCTCATTTCATCTGTTATACTG CTCCCACCTGTAATAATGGAGTAAATGCTACCTGGAACTTCaccttgattaaaaaaaatatgagtTGGCCTGATGCTCAGAGCTACTGCAGACAGAGTTACACAGACCTGGCCACTGTGAGGAATAAAGAAGATAATGACTTGCTGCATAAAATGGTTCCAAATGGCACTCAGGCATGGATTGGCCTGTTCCGGGACACATGGGGATGGTCAGACCTGTCAAACTCCTCATTCCGTAACTGGAAAAATGGCGAAAATTATTATGTGAATAACGCATGTGCTTTAGCTCAGGTCACCTGGCCTGGGACATGGGATGTGACTCCATGTGATGAAAAGCATCCATTCATATGCTATGATG ATAGCCTGATCTTGGTAAATAGTAACATGACCTGGAATGAAGCCCTGAATTACTGCAGAACACACCATTGGGACCTGGTGTCTGTCCACAATGAGGAGATCCAGTACTGGGTCAGCAGGTTGGCTGAGGACGCCTCCACTGATCATGTCTGGCTGGGGCTGCGCTTCTCCTGCTACCTGAACTTCTGGTTCTGGGTCAGTGCAGAAAATGTCTGCTACCAGAACTGGGCCCCAAACAACATATCCAACAATAACTTGTGTGGAACCACAGGGGCAGTACAATCTAAAGACCCACATTACTGGGTCAGCCTGCCTGAGACTAAGGAACTCAACTTCATCTGCTCCAAATGTCAGGTTGATCCGCGAATGCAGTACGTGCAAGAATTGTTAAAATGTTTAAACGTGTAA